From Methanosarcinales archaeon, one genomic window encodes:
- a CDS encoding TMEM165/GDT1 family protein: MDITPALTTFGLIALAEFGDKTQLIAIALSARYSRVHVFAGLISAFIVLTAIAVGVGEVILNFVNPHIIGFGAGLLFILFGIMTLLWDDNDEASIKNSGASSVFFTAFSMIALAELGDKTEIAVIALSARFHAPIMVFLGAVLALGLISAMGVAIGSKLSTKIALDKLRIGSGILFIVFGIMFLIGN, encoded by the coding sequence ATGGATATAACCCCGGCACTTACCACCTTCGGACTTATAGCACTGGCAGAGTTCGGAGATAAGACCCAGTTGATAGCGATCGCATTGTCTGCAAGGTATTCCAGGGTGCATGTTTTTGCAGGTTTGATATCTGCTTTTATAGTGCTTACCGCCATTGCTGTGGGTGTGGGAGAAGTAATATTAAATTTTGTCAATCCACATATCATCGGGTTCGGTGCAGGACTACTGTTTATTCTATTCGGGATAATGACATTACTATGGGATGACAATGATGAGGCTTCTATAAAGAATTCAGGAGCCAGTAGTGTCTTTTTTACTGCTTTCAGTATGATCGCGTTGGCAGAATTGGGAGATAAGACCGAAATTGCAGTTATTGCCCTGTCCGCCCGGTTCCACGCGCCAATTATGGTGTTTCTGGGTGCAGTATTGGCTCTAGGTCTGATCAGTGCAATGGGTGTAGCTATTGGAAGTAAGCTGTCAACAAAGATCGCGCTGGATAAACTCAGGATAGGGTCTGGAATTTTATTTATTGTATTCGGGATAATGTTCCTGATCGGAAATTAA
- a CDS encoding rubrerythrin family protein, protein MGLQEILKATFKGETTEVGWYLAMSKIAEEEGLSHVATYLRQIAMDEAWHAAEVAKLLGMVKDTKSNLTMMLEGETMAEVEKGEAAEMARKEGNTAAALFFESAAKDEARHKAGLKGIVEKL, encoded by the coding sequence ATGGGTTTACAGGAAATTTTAAAAGCTACCTTTAAGGGGGAAACCACGGAAGTTGGATGGTATCTGGCAATGTCAAAGATCGCTGAAGAAGAGGGACTTTCACATGTTGCCACTTATTTACGACAGATCGCAATGGATGAGGCATGGCATGCTGCAGAAGTAGCCAAACTTCTGGGTATGGTAAAGGATACCAAATCCAATCTTACCATGATGCTTGAAGGCGAGACTATGGCAGAGGTTGAAAAAGGAGAAGCTGCCGAGATGGCACGAAAGGAAGGAAATACAGCTGCAGCTTTGTTCTTCGAGAGTGCGGCAAAGGATGAGGCCAGGCACAAAGCAGGACTTAAAGGGATCGTAGAAAAACTCTAG
- the feoB gene encoding ferrous iron transport protein B translates to MVGNPNVGKSVFFSRLTGIGVDVSNYPGTTVEITKGTVKHEGQSINVVDLPGIYSLSASTEDERVAMKFLIQNCPDVIINVVDATRLTRNLNLTLQLLEIDIPMVVALNQIDAAEQMGIKIDVEALESELGVDIIPTIAIKGSGIDTTLHKAIEAVQPRRHQRCKKMRRRVKYDDHVERAIENIRKQVPETSRSICIRALEGDKEFVEGFCENPEKVLEASKASPEIEADHGISIKDTITRDRYGESGSMVQTVLKKSDVSKKFIDRVDDILTSNIWGLPIFAAFMLIMFYVVFNVGSYLEIGIVNLFETYVITPVGSALSGINPLALSAIIYGLLGLEAGLAIVIPFIGTFYVFLSLMEGTGYLPRVAFLLDRYMHRLGLHGRAIIPLLLGYGCNVPAIISARTLNTQREKIITVAMIALTPCSARTVIIMGLVGAFVGFWAAISIYVIELFIILLTGWTLGKGLSGDQVGFIMEMPPLRKPDVQVMLKKTWFRMKGFTFVAFPILILGSSLLGVIDTLGILAVFENMASPIFVGMLGLPAFTATAFIFGILRKEMALEILAVLAGTAIFIDAMTPLQIYVFALVATIYVPCAATIAVIGRELGWKNMILISGFTIILSIVVGTISNQLGLILL, encoded by the coding sequence ATGGTAGGTAACCCGAATGTGGGTAAGAGTGTATTTTTTTCAAGACTGACCGGTATAGGTGTGGATGTGTCCAATTACCCAGGCACTACAGTTGAGATTACAAAAGGTACAGTAAAACATGAAGGGCAGTCAATAAATGTGGTAGATCTACCTGGCATTTATTCTCTATCCGCATCCACCGAGGATGAAAGGGTAGCAATGAAATTCTTAATCCAAAATTGTCCTGACGTGATCATAAATGTCGTAGATGCTACCAGACTGACAAGAAACCTCAATCTTACTTTGCAGTTGCTGGAGATTGATATACCAATGGTTGTGGCCTTGAACCAGATCGACGCCGCCGAACAAATGGGAATCAAGATCGATGTTGAAGCCCTGGAGTCAGAACTGGGTGTAGATATTATTCCGACTATTGCCATTAAAGGCAGCGGGATTGATACAACATTGCATAAAGCCATCGAGGCGGTTCAACCAAGGCGCCACCAGCGATGCAAGAAGATGAGACGAAGAGTAAAATATGACGACCATGTAGAGCGTGCAATTGAAAATATCAGGAAGCAGGTGCCTGAAACAAGCCGCAGTATCTGTATTCGAGCCCTTGAAGGAGATAAGGAATTTGTAGAAGGGTTTTGTGAAAATCCAGAAAAAGTCCTGGAAGCATCAAAAGCCTCCCCTGAGATCGAAGCAGACCACGGTATATCAATAAAAGATACCATTACAAGGGATCGTTATGGTGAATCAGGCTCGATGGTACAGACAGTACTTAAAAAAAGTGACGTTTCCAAGAAATTCATAGATCGTGTTGATGATATCCTGACATCCAATATATGGGGTTTGCCCATATTTGCAGCCTTTATGCTTATCATGTTCTATGTAGTGTTCAATGTGGGCAGTTATCTTGAGATAGGGATCGTAAACCTGTTTGAAACCTATGTGATCACTCCTGTTGGTTCGGCATTAAGTGGAATAAATCCCTTAGCTTTAAGTGCAATCATCTATGGTCTATTAGGTCTTGAGGCAGGGCTTGCTATCGTTATACCCTTTATCGGGACGTTCTATGTGTTCCTGTCGTTAATGGAAGGTACGGGATACCTCCCCAGAGTGGCGTTTTTGCTGGACAGGTACATGCACAGGCTGGGTTTACACGGACGTGCTATCATACCCTTGCTTCTGGGATACGGCTGTAATGTCCCAGCAATCATATCAGCCCGTACACTTAATACACAGAGAGAAAAGATCATCACAGTAGCTATGATCGCCCTGACACCCTGCTCAGCCAGGACAGTTATTATCATGGGGCTAGTAGGTGCATTTGTGGGATTTTGGGCCGCCATTTCCATATATGTAATAGAACTTTTCATTATCTTATTGACCGGATGGACATTGGGTAAGGGATTGTCAGGTGATCAAGTGGGCTTTATCATGGAAATGCCGCCGCTCAGGAAACCTGATGTGCAGGTAATGCTAAAGAAAACCTGGTTCAGGATGAAAGGATTTACATTCGTGGCTTTCCCGATCCTGATATTAGGCAGCAGTTTACTTGGCGTGATAGATACTTTAGGGATATTGGCAGTATTTGAGAATATGGCCAGTCCAATTTTCGTGGGAATGCTGGGCCTGCCAGCATTTACTGCTACTGCTTTTATCTTTGGCATCCTGCGTAAGGAAATGGCGCTGGAAATATTGGCTGTGTTGGCAGGTACTGCCATATTTATCGATGCAATGACCCCGCTGCAGATATATGTATTTGCACTGGTGGCAACCATCTATGTCCCGTGTGCAGCTACAATAGCTGTTATCGGTAGAGAACTGGGGTGGAAGAATATGATACTGATCTCAGGATTTACCATTATACTGTCAATTGTTGTGGGTACTATTTCCAATCAACTTGGTTTAATATTGCTGTGA
- a CDS encoding metal-dependent transcriptional regulator yields the protein MVNERIEEYLETILFLTKKNNGPAKTNQIADELNLSAPSVTEMVQKLSEAGYIEYTPYYGVTLTSIGCTEALRIKRRHQLLETFLVDVLGAEADKAHKEACEMEHSISDSTLEKMCAYMGHPDICPDGNPIGQGECCPTKPSQTYRDYIPLSELKEGESGTIKVISLTREVKDRLSAIGLIPDQKIKIKRKLGKGTLSIIAMGAEVAIGSDIAKNILVLDERA from the coding sequence ATGGTAAATGAACGGATCGAGGAGTATCTTGAGACTATTCTCTTTCTTACCAAAAAAAATAACGGCCCGGCGAAAACGAACCAGATAGCAGATGAATTGAATCTATCAGCTCCCAGTGTTACAGAGATGGTTCAAAAGCTATCTGAGGCGGGATATATTGAATATACACCTTATTATGGGGTTACCCTGACCTCCATCGGTTGTACTGAAGCACTGAGAATTAAACGGCGTCATCAGTTATTAGAGACCTTTCTGGTTGATGTGTTGGGTGCTGAAGCGGACAAGGCCCATAAGGAAGCCTGTGAAATGGAACACTCAATTTCAGATTCAACTCTTGAGAAGATGTGTGCATATATGGGACATCCGGACATCTGTCCAGATGGAAATCCCATAGGTCAGGGAGAGTGCTGTCCCACAAAACCATCACAAACATACAGGGATTATATTCCATTATCAGAATTAAAAGAAGGAGAAAGCGGTACAATAAAAGTAATATCCCTGACCCGGGAGGTCAAGGACAGGTTATCAGCGATCGGTCTCATACCTGACCAGAAGATCAAGATCAAACGTAAACTTGGAAAAGGTACTCTGTCCATAATTGCCATGGGTGCTGAAGTTGCTATAGGTAGCGATATAGCAAAAAATATTCTCGTCCTGGACGAAAGAGCGTGA